In [Leptolyngbya] sp. PCC 7376, a genomic segment contains:
- a CDS encoding rhodanese-like domain-containing protein produces the protein MTTPIQEISVQAFAEKVAIAAELEQDLQFIDVREPQEVAIAVLDGFQTLSLSQFEEWSPTISEDFDPNTETYVLCHHGIRSAQMCQWLQQNGFTNVINIMGGIDAYSLLVDRNVPRY, from the coding sequence ATGACCACACCCATTCAAGAAATTTCTGTCCAAGCCTTTGCCGAAAAGGTGGCGATCGCCGCAGAATTAGAACAAGATTTGCAGTTTATCGATGTACGAGAACCCCAAGAGGTGGCGATCGCTGTACTTGATGGTTTTCAAACCCTCTCCCTTAGCCAATTTGAAGAATGGTCACCCACAATCTCTGAGGATTTTGACCCCAATACCGAAACTTATGTCCTTTGCCATCACGGCATACGTTCTGCGCAAATGTGCCAGTGGCTACAACAGAACGGCTTTACAAATGTCATAAACATTATGGGAGGGATTGATGCTTATTCCCTACTAGTTGACCGCAATGTTCCGCGCTATTAA
- a CDS encoding NAD(P)H-quinone oxidoreductase subunit 4 yields the protein MDLANFPWLSTIILFPIAAALLLPIIPDKDGKTVRWFALTVGLINFGIIVAAFYVGYDFSSPDLQLVESYTWVEAIDLRWSVGADGLSMPLILLTGFITTLATLAAWPVTFKPKLFYFLMLLMYGGQIAVFAVQDMLLFFFTWELELVPVYLILSIWGGKKRLYAATKFILYTAGGSLFILIAALTMAFYGDTVTFDMTAIANKDIGINLQLLLYGGLLIAYGVKLPIFPLHTWLPDAHGEATAPAHMLLAGILLKMGGYALLRMNAGMLPDAHALFGPVLVILGVVNIVYAALTSFAQRNLKRKIAYSSISHMGFVLIGMASFTDLGTSGAMLQMISHGLIGASLFFMVGSTYDRTHTLMLDEMGGVGKKMKKIFAMWTTCSFASLALPGMSGFVAELMVFVGFATSDAYSPTFRVIIVVLAAIGVILTPIYLLSMLREILYGPENKELVEHEALVDAEPREVFVVACLLIPIIGIGLYPKAVTQIYASTTEHLTEVLRASVPSLNQTAKASTTTFDMAALRAPDIDRTFSQYQ from the coding sequence ATGGATCTCGCAAATTTTCCGTGGTTATCCACGATTATTTTATTTCCCATCGCAGCAGCCTTATTGTTGCCGATCATTCCAGATAAAGATGGGAAAACCGTTCGATGGTTTGCCCTAACGGTCGGTTTAATTAATTTTGGTATTATTGTTGCCGCCTTTTATGTTGGGTATGACTTCAGTAGTCCTGACTTACAACTTGTAGAGAGTTATACGTGGGTCGAGGCGATCGATCTGCGGTGGTCAGTGGGAGCAGATGGTCTTTCGATGCCACTGATTTTGCTTACTGGTTTCATCACGACTCTGGCGACTTTGGCAGCTTGGCCAGTCACCTTTAAGCCAAAACTCTTTTACTTCCTGATGTTGCTGATGTATGGCGGTCAGATCGCCGTATTTGCAGTACAGGATATGCTCCTCTTCTTCTTCACTTGGGAACTTGAGCTTGTTCCGGTTTACCTAATTCTTTCCATTTGGGGCGGTAAAAAGCGCCTTTACGCAGCGACGAAGTTTATTCTCTACACTGCTGGGGGATCGCTATTCATTCTGATTGCAGCCCTCACAATGGCCTTCTACGGTGATACAGTCACCTTCGATATGACGGCGATCGCCAACAAAGATATCGGCATTAATCTGCAACTGTTACTGTATGGTGGTTTGCTCATTGCCTATGGCGTTAAGCTGCCTATTTTCCCTTTACACACTTGGTTGCCCGATGCCCATGGCGAAGCAACAGCACCAGCGCATATGCTTCTCGCCGGAATTCTCCTCAAAATGGGTGGCTATGCTCTCCTGCGGATGAATGCCGGGATGTTGCCCGATGCCCATGCCTTATTCGGCCCAGTGCTGGTGATTTTGGGTGTTGTCAATATTGTCTATGCAGCCCTTACATCCTTTGCCCAGCGAAATCTCAAGCGAAAAATTGCCTACTCATCCATTTCCCATATGGGTTTTGTGCTGATTGGGATGGCCTCCTTTACTGATTTGGGAACCAGTGGCGCAATGCTCCAAATGATTTCCCACGGTTTGATTGGGGCGAGTCTATTCTTTATGGTTGGCTCAACCTATGACCGTACCCATACCCTGATGCTCGATGAGATGGGAGGGGTTGGCAAAAAGATGAAAAAGATTTTTGCCATGTGGACAACCTGTTCTTTCGCATCCCTTGCACTACCAGGGATGAGTGGTTTCGTCGCCGAGTTAATGGTGTTTGTTGGGTTTGCCACCAGTGATGCTTACAGTCCAACTTTCCGAGTGATTATCGTTGTCCTTGCAGCGATCGGTGTAATTCTTACGCCTATTTACCTCCTCTCCATGTTGCGGGAAATCCTGTATGGCCCAGAAAACAAGGAGCTTGTAGAGCATGAAGCACTTGTTGATGCAGAACCTCGTGAAGTATTTGTGGTTGCTTGTTTGCTTATTCCCATCATCGGCATTGGTCTCTATCCCAAAGCTGTCACACAAATCTATGCTTCGACGACAGAGCATCTCACCGAAGTTTTACGGGCATCAGTGCCTAGCCTGAATCAAACAGCAAAGGCTTCGACAACAACATTCGATATGGCCGCTCTCCGCGCACCAGACATTGATAGAACATTTAGCCAATATCAATAG
- a CDS encoding D-alanyl-D-alanine carboxypeptidase yields the protein MFKAISLGFVGFMANFLQPDAPPDIIPYRPLTWENTAVFELSYQDDPTVQQIVERYVAQLGEQGKSVSRQGIWIQSQWLPLAQHQGKEALSAASLTKVATTLAAINKWSLTHQFETGIYRTGSINNGVLSGDLIIEGGSDPLFVWEEAIALGNALNKAGIRQVQGDLIVVGNFAMNYAIDPVVSAQTLRMGMDHRLWNGEVSRQFSTMKAATTKPQMSISGGVKRLESLPSDATKILIHKSLVLSEILKLMNIYSNNAIAEMIAQNLGGGPQMGKQVAQDLGIPENELQLINGSGLGVENRISPRAAVMMFQAIDQSIDSETLAISDLFPVAGRDKRGTMIDRKMPKGIIAKTGTLNQVSALAGMIPTSEHGDVWFAIINNGTWDIRGYRKQQDQLLQSLDGHWQLTPLASMLIDISQDFFGNPDRIEIVSTSSVSNTSSSSN from the coding sequence ATGTTTAAAGCGATCAGTCTCGGTTTTGTTGGTTTTATGGCCAATTTTTTACAGCCAGACGCGCCGCCAGATATTATTCCGTATCGTCCGCTGACTTGGGAAAATACAGCGGTATTTGAACTTAGTTATCAAGATGACCCGACGGTTCAACAAATTGTCGAGCGGTATGTTGCTCAGCTAGGGGAACAGGGAAAATCGGTTAGCCGCCAAGGTATTTGGATTCAGTCACAGTGGTTACCTCTAGCGCAACATCAGGGGAAGGAGGCATTGTCTGCGGCATCTTTGACAAAAGTTGCAACAACTTTAGCTGCAATTAATAAATGGTCTTTAACGCATCAGTTTGAGACAGGGATCTATCGCACAGGATCAATTAATAATGGTGTTTTGAGTGGTGATCTGATTATTGAAGGAGGTAGTGATCCGCTCTTTGTATGGGAAGAGGCGATCGCCCTGGGTAATGCACTGAATAAAGCGGGTATTCGTCAGGTACAGGGAGATCTAATTGTCGTGGGCAATTTTGCGATGAACTATGCAATTGATCCAGTGGTTTCTGCCCAGACACTCCGCATGGGAATGGATCACCGTCTCTGGAATGGAGAAGTGAGCCGCCAATTTAGCACGATGAAAGCTGCGACAACAAAACCTCAGATGTCAATTTCCGGTGGCGTTAAGCGTTTAGAGTCGTTGCCTAGTGATGCGACCAAGATTTTAATCCATAAATCTTTGGTGCTGTCAGAAATTTTAAAACTGATGAATATCTACAGTAATAATGCGATCGCCGAAATGATTGCCCAAAACTTAGGCGGCGGCCCACAAATGGGCAAACAAGTTGCCCAAGACCTTGGCATTCCTGAAAATGAACTCCAACTGATTAATGGATCAGGCTTAGGCGTGGAAAATCGTATTTCTCCAAGGGCAGCAGTGATGATGTTTCAGGCGATTGACCAGTCTATTGACTCTGAAACCTTGGCGATTTCTGATTTATTTCCTGTTGCTGGACGTGATAAACGCGGCACCATGATTGACCGCAAAATGCCCAAAGGAATTATCGCAAAAACCGGAACCCTCAACCAAGTTAGTGCCTTAGCTGGCATGATCCCTACCAGTGAACATGGCGATGTGTGGTTTGCCATTATCAACAATGGCACCTGGGATATCCGTGGCTATCGCAAACAACAGGATCAACTCTTACAAAGCCTTGATGGACATTGGCAATTAACGCCTCTCGCTTCCATGTTGATCGATATTTCCCAAGACTTTTTCGGCAATCCTGACCGCATTGAAATCGTCTCAACCAGTTCTGTCAGCAATACTTCAAGCTCATCGAACTAA
- the plsX gene encoding phosphate acyltransferase PlsX, translating to MSSTRAKIAIDAMGGDYAPEEIVAGAIRAVEELDVEIFLVGDPKLIQESLDQHLKTPSEFVHIVEAEGVVEMCEEPLVAIRRKPKASINLAMQLVRKKKADAVVSAGHSGAAMAAALLKLGRIKGIDRPAIGAVFPTLDPERSVIVLDVGANVDSKPKYLEQFALMGTIYSKYVLGNNEPQVGLLNIGEEPSKGNELALKTHELLMGNSAIPFKGNAEGRDVLSGEFDVVVCDGFTGNILLKFAESVGSVLLQILKEELPRGLRGKAGAMILRPNLKRIKQRVDHAEHGGALLFGVAGVCIISHGSSKAPSIFNAIRLAKEAIDNEVIQRIKSYTEEHQKQAKQAVTNEG from the coding sequence ATGTCATCAACACGCGCAAAAATAGCTATAGACGCCATGGGGGGAGATTATGCCCCAGAGGAAATTGTTGCTGGAGCAATCCGAGCAGTAGAAGAACTTGACGTTGAGATTTTTCTTGTTGGTGACCCCAAACTTATCCAAGAAAGTTTAGATCAACACCTCAAAACCCCCTCAGAATTTGTGCATATTGTTGAGGCAGAAGGGGTTGTTGAAATGTGCGAAGAGCCCCTTGTCGCCATCCGCCGTAAGCCAAAAGCATCCATTAATCTAGCAATGCAGCTTGTGCGCAAGAAAAAAGCGGATGCGGTGGTTTCCGCAGGTCATTCCGGTGCAGCGATGGCTGCAGCTCTTTTAAAATTAGGCCGTATTAAAGGTATTGACCGTCCTGCCATTGGCGCTGTATTCCCAACTCTTGATCCCGAGCGCTCTGTGATTGTGCTTGATGTGGGAGCAAACGTCGATAGTAAGCCCAAATATCTTGAGCAATTTGCTTTGATGGGAACAATTTATAGCAAATATGTGCTCGGCAATAACGAGCCACAAGTTGGTTTACTTAATATTGGTGAAGAACCTTCAAAAGGTAATGAGCTTGCTCTCAAAACCCATGAACTTCTCATGGGAAATTCGGCGATTCCCTTCAAAGGAAATGCTGAGGGAAGAGATGTTCTTTCTGGTGAATTTGACGTTGTTGTCTGTGATGGTTTTACCGGCAATATTTTGTTGAAATTTGCAGAATCCGTCGGCTCAGTGCTTCTCCAAATTCTTAAGGAAGAATTACCTCGTGGTTTACGCGGTAAGGCTGGCGCAATGATCTTAAGGCCTAATCTTAAACGTATTAAGCAAAGAGTTGATCACGCGGAACACGGCGGCGCGCTGCTATTTGGCGTCGCAGGTGTTTGCATTATTAGCCACGGTAGTTCTAAGGCTCCTTCGATTTTTAATGCCATTCGATTAGCAAAAGAAGCGATTGATAATGAAGTCATTCAGCGTATTAAAAGCTATACAGAAGAGCATCAAAAACAGGCTAAGCAGGCTGTGACTAACGAAGGATAA
- a CDS encoding beta-ketoacyl-ACP synthase III, which translates to MKFDGAGIAITGSGSATPQSVVKNDDLSQLVETSDDWIRTRTGIRNRHLLEEGSSLSELAATAAKRAIASANLNPEEIDLVLLATSTPDDLFGSAAKVQHLIGAKNAVAFDLTAACSGFVFGLVTAAQYLRTGAFKNVVVIGADILSRWVDWGDRTTCVLFGDGAGAVVCQRNDVDQLLGFEMYSDGSQNHCLNLSYQANPKYLVHDVTIQQGQYEAVTMNGREVYRFAVAKVPEVVEKTLFRADLATDDIDWLILHQANQRIIDAVAKRLKLPQEKVIANLHEYGNTSAASIPLALDEAIKAGKVKAGHTVVISGFGAGLSWGAAVFRWGNP; encoded by the coding sequence TTGAAATTTGATGGGGCAGGTATTGCCATTACGGGGAGTGGGTCAGCTACTCCTCAATCGGTTGTCAAAAATGATGATCTCAGTCAGTTAGTCGAAACCTCGGATGATTGGATTCGGACGCGCACAGGCATTCGTAATCGACATTTATTGGAAGAAGGTAGTAGCTTAAGTGAACTAGCAGCTACTGCAGCAAAACGGGCGATCGCCTCGGCAAATCTTAATCCTGAAGAGATCGATTTGGTGCTTCTTGCCACATCAACTCCGGATGACCTTTTTGGAAGTGCAGCCAAGGTTCAGCATTTAATTGGTGCAAAAAATGCAGTTGCATTTGATCTAACTGCAGCTTGTTCTGGTTTTGTGTTTGGTTTAGTGACGGCCGCGCAATATCTGCGCACTGGTGCTTTCAAAAATGTTGTTGTGATCGGCGCAGATATTTTATCTCGTTGGGTAGATTGGGGTGATCGCACGACCTGTGTTCTCTTTGGTGATGGCGCTGGGGCAGTGGTGTGTCAGCGGAATGATGTCGATCAGCTTCTCGGTTTCGAAATGTATAGCGATGGTAGCCAAAACCACTGCTTAAATCTTTCCTATCAAGCAAATCCTAAATATTTAGTACATGATGTCACCATCCAGCAAGGGCAATACGAAGCGGTCACAATGAATGGTCGGGAAGTTTACCGTTTTGCTGTGGCCAAAGTGCCGGAAGTTGTTGAAAAAACATTGTTCCGAGCTGATTTGGCGACCGATGATATTGACTGGCTAATTTTGCACCAAGCCAATCAAAGAATTATTGATGCCGTTGCAAAGCGTCTAAAACTACCTCAAGAAAAGGTGATTGCGAATTTACATGAGTATGGCAATACTTCGGCAGCTTCTATTCCCCTTGCTCTAGATGAAGCGATTAAAGCTGGCAAAGTTAAGGCTGGTCACACGGTTGTGATCTCCGGTTTTGGGGCTGGTTTGTCTTGGGGAGCTGCGGTTTTCCGTTGGGGTAATCCTTAA